Sequence from the Rhodococcus jostii RHA1 genome:
GCGAGGACGCCGACCGCCGCCGCAGGTGGGCCGGCGAATTGGGCGACTACGTGTTGGCGGTCGGCGGTATCGAACCGCGCAAGGGCAGCATCGACCTGGTGGAGGCGTACGCACTGCTCGTGAAGGAGCGACCCGAACTGCGGCTGGTGTTCGCCGGCGGCGAGACCCTGTTCGACTACCGGGGGTACCGGGCCGAGTTCGACCGACGGGCCGCAGAGCTGGGTGTCACGCCGACCATCCTCGGAACGATCGACGACGCCGAACTCCCCTCGCTGGTGGCCCAGGCGCGCTCGTTCGCCTTCCTCTCCACCAAGGAGGGATTCGGGCTGGCCGCGATGGAAGCCCTGGCGGCAGGCGTTCCCGTCGTCGCACGTGACCTGCCGGTCCTCCGGGAGGTCTTTCGCGGGACGGTCCGGTACGCGTCCACCCACGAGGAGATGGCACGCGCCCTGACCGAACCTGCCGACGGCTCCTCCCTCGACGCGGGGCGCGCCTTCGCTCGCTCACATCGATGGGACGACGTCGCGCAGAAGCACCTCGAGTTCTATCGAGAGGTCGCGGTGCACCGCTGACTCAGTCGGCGCTCTTGATGGTCTTCATCGTGATCAACGAGGTGACCCGCGAGACCGCGGGGAGCCCGCTGAGTTTGGTAGCCATGAAGTTCTCGTACGTCGCGAGGTCGCGGACCGCCACCCGGATGAAGTAGTCGGGGATCCCGAACAGCCTCCGGCATTCGATCACCTCGTCGAAGGCGGCGACCCGCGACTCGAACTGCTCGATGGTCGCCTGGTCGTTCACCCCGATCTCGGCGGTGACGATCACCTGGAAACCCCGATCGAGCGCTTCCTGGCTGACGATGGCGCGGTAGCCGGTGATGACTCCGTCCGCCTCGAGCTTCTTGACCCGGCGCAGGCACGGGGAGGGAGTGAGACCCACGAGATCCGCCAATTCCGTGTTGGTCAGACTGGAGTCGTTCCGCAGGTGGTCGAGAATTGCGTGATCGATATCGTCCATTGAACTATTATTGCGCAGAGTGCGCCGAATGGGCATTCTCTCGCAATCGTGCACCTGGATAGTTGCTATAGATTTGCGTGGTGATCGATCCAGTTACCCTCTCGACGACCGCCGTCGTCGACCCCGACCCCCGGCAGTCCCCGGAGTGGCGTCGCGCCCTGCAGGCGTCCCTCCCCGTCGGAATCGGGCTGGTCCCGCTGGGGATCGCCCTCGGGGTGCTCGTCGTCCAGCAGGGGCTCAACCCGTGGTGGGCGATGGTCTTCACGTCGCTGATCTACGCCGGTTCCCTCGAGTTCATCGCGGTCGGCATGGTGGCCGCGATGACGCCGCTCCCGTACATCGCGCTGACCGCGTTGCTGGTGAACTTCCGGCACGTGTTCTACGCCTTGAGCTTTCCCCTCGACAGGGTGAAGGGCCGCCTTGCCCGCTTCTACAGCATGTTCGCGCTGACCGACGAGGCCTACGCCATGACGGTCACCGGCGACCGGAAGTCGATGTCCGGGCGGGTCATCGTGTACTCGCAGGTGTATCTCCACGCGTACTGGATCGGTGGAGCGATGCTCGGAGCGACCGCGGCGCAATGGATCCCGGAGAACATCGTCGGCCTCGACTTCGCACTGACCGCGCTGTTCGTCGTGTTGTCCATCGAAGCCATCCGGGCCCAGCGCGGTTTCGCGGTTCCCTCGATGGCCGTGATGTGTGCGCTGATCGCGCGACTGGTCGACCCCGAACACATGCTGCCGATAGCGATGGGCGCCTTCGTGGGCCTGCTCGTCATCCGCTACCTCGTCACCCGGCGAAAGGTGCGCACCGATGCCTGACCCCGGTTACATCCTCGCGGCCATCGCGATCATGGCGATCGTCACGTTCGCCCTGCGCGCCGTCCCCTTCGCGATCGTCATGCCGTTGCGCTCGTCCGCACTCGTCGGCTACCTCGGTGTCTACCTGCCCGCCGGGATCATGCTGATCCTGGTGGCGTACTCCCTGAAGAGCGTGTCCGTCACCGCCCCCTCGCACGGGATCCCCGAACTGATCGCGGTGGGGGCGACGGCCGCGGTGCACCTGTGGCGCAAGAATGCGGTGCTCTCGATCGTCCTCGGAACCGGGCTCTACGTCGTCCTCATGAACTGGGTATTCGCCTGAGCCCGGCGCGCCTCACGTTTACGACGCAACCACACGGGTAGGCAGGAACCACAAGACAGTCGGCCGTTTCTCGGGAAGGACGCACTGATGAGTGAACAAGATGCACGCTCGGTGACCGGTGTTCGGGACAAGGACTACAACCTGATTTGGTTCGTCGAAGCGTCACTGAGCAACGCGCTGCGTCTCGAGGGCTACATCTCGGATGCCGACATGGACGGCGACGCCGAGTTGGCCGACTTCTTCCGCCGCGCCCAGGCCGTCAGCCGAAAGGGTGGCGATCTGGGCAAGGCCATGCTGGCCGCCCGCCTGAAGAAAGAACAGTAGGTCCACCGCAGAACGAAAACCGCCGGCACCAAATGGTGCCGGCGGCTTCTGCGACGGTGCCGTCATATCGCCTCTCGGCAAGTGGTCGCTCTCGGCGACAATTTTAATGTGGTACCCGGGGTATGTCCGACACCGTCGACGGATTCAACAGTACCGTCCTCGGAGATATTCCGCCGCTCCGGCGTCACACTTCGTCGTCAGCCGTCGGATGCGCGATCGCGAGCAGCGCCGGCGCACCTCGGCCCGGCCAGGTGCCCTCGAGGGTGTGCGAGCCGACGGGCGCGACCCGATCCGGATCGATCACGCGGAACACCCGCACGCCGATCTGGTCCGTCGTGATGACGGTGGCCGTTCCCTCATTCACACAGGTCACAGCATCGATGACCGGTACCGGCGAGCCCACCGAGCCGGAACCCGACACTCTGGTGGTCACCTCTCGGCGCTCGCCGGGTGTGGCGAACTGGAGTTCCGCCTCGGTCCCTCCCGTCAGGATCGCCGTCGCGAGCGCACCGGCGTACACCGGGTCGACGCACGCGTCGTAGACCCAGCGCTCACCCAGCACGGAATGCTGCATCGTGGTGATCAACGACGCCTCCGCACCGGCCATTGGGGCACCGCGATAGGTCACCGGCACCTGCACGACCCGCCCGTCCGCCGTCCGGACCAGGTGGGTTTCGATGCCGACATCCCCGGCCGGATCGTCGAAGCGGTACGCACCGACGACCTCGACGGACGACGCGTCGGCGGACCCGATCCAGGGCTGGCGCGGAACCCAGTCACCGAGCATCTCGGCCTTGGACGGGGACAGCTGAGCGTGATGGATGAGAGCCACGCGGGCGACGGTACCGCGTCACCAAGTGCCGCGACGACAGCGCCGATCAGGATCGGGACGCCGCAGTGAGCTTGGCGATGTCGGCGGCGTAGACGGTCATCCACTGCGGATGCAGCCGGTAGTAGACAACGTCGTTATCCCAGTCGAAGAAGTCTTCGCCGTAGAAGCCCTTGAAGTAGGCGAGCAGGTCCGGCCAGTCCGCGGCCGGCTCGCCCTCCTCGGGGTTGAGGATCTCCACCGTGCCGTGCGTGAACACACCCAGGTCCTCACCGCGCAGGTGCGCAGCACTGACGGCGGGCCGGGCGGCGAGGTGGCGGGCCTTGGCGGCGCCCCGCGCCGTGCCGAAGTGCCACTTCCCGTGCAGGAAGTGCCCGTCCACACCGCTGATGCGCGGTTCGCCCTTGGCTGTGACGGTGGACAGGGCGAGGGTGCACATGCCGGTGACGACCTGGGTGAGCTGCTCCGCGGTCAGGGTGCTCCCGGTGTTGATGATCGAACGCAGATGTGCGGTGGAGCGGGACAGGGAGGCGTCGAGGAGGGTTTGGAGCTCGTCGAGCTCTTCTCGTGTTTCGCGCATGGAGGTCCTTGTCTGCGTCGATGTCGATCCGGGGTCCGGTCCACGTCCACCATCGGCGCCGAACGGTGCAACCATGCTCGCACCGAGACCCTGACAACCTGTGTCAGGTTTCGCTCACATCACCGGGACGGAGGAGATTCGGGCTGCGTCAACGTGGCGGTCAGGCCCGCGAGGAGGATGTCGACGCCGCGTTCGAGTTCGGCGGCCCCGTCGTAGGACGCCAGAACCGGTGCCAGGCCCCGGATCATTGGGAACTCGCCGATCGGCAGGCGGTGAAGGCCGAGGCGCAGAAGGTCGTCGGACTCGTCGGGACGCTCGACGAGCTCCTGCAGTTCATTGAGGACGTGGCCGTAGAGGAAGCCGAACAATGCCCGATAGACGTGCAAGGCATCGGCGTCGGTGAACCCCGCCTTGGTGAGCAGGGTCAGGATGTCCTCGAGCGGACGCAGGGTGCCGAGCGGCCTGAGCCCGAGCGGCGTGGACAGCGGCCTCGTGACCAGTAGCGGGACCACCTGAGGATGGGTGAGGGCCAATCGGCGAAAGCCCCGCGCGACCTCCCGCAGCTGCGTGGCCCAGTCGCCGTCGTCGGTGTCGACCTCGAGTTCTTCGAGGACACGCTCGGCGACCCCGTCGAGCAACGCGGCCTTGTTCGGCGCGTGGCGGTACAGGGTCATCGGGTCGCGGCCGAGTGCTTTACCGAGGCGGCGCATGGACAGCCCGTCGATGCCGTCACGGTCGATGATCTCGAGCGCGCACGCGAGTATCCGCTCACGGGTCATCGGGCCACCGTCGGAGTGGATCGATCGACGCTCGGGCATCTTCGCCATCACGGCACCTTCCCTCCCTTCTAACTGTAGGCCTAAACCGTAGATCTACAGTGTTGACATGCGAGGAAATCCGGCGTTGACTTAGTGGTGCAACGTGGGCCACAGGAGGCCGTCATGATCGTCCGAGATCGTCGGAGTCGCAAGCGTGTTGAACTCCAGCGGTGACACACACCCCGCTGACGAACGACCATTGGTCCGCGCCCGCCGCGCAACCGAGAAACGAGAAACACCGCCATGAGTATCGGGAAAAAGCTTCGCCACAAAGCTGAAACCGCCGAAGGCTCCGCCAAGAAGACCGTCGGGAAGGCGCTCGGAAACGAGCGCATGGAAGCCGAGGGACGCGCGCAGGAAGCCAAGGGCAAAGCCAAGCAAGCCGGCGACCAGATCAAGCAGGCAGGGCAGAAGATCAAGAAAATATTCACCCGCTGACCCTCCACACCAGTCCAAACCTCGACCCCCGTCCCGAAATCAGGCCCCATCATGATCATTCTCGGAATCATCCTCGCCATAGTCGGCTTGGTCCTCAGCGTCCCGGTACTCCTTTACATCGGGATAGCGCTCATCATCATCGGAGTGGTGCTCGAGGTCATGGGCATGGCCGGGCATGCGGTCGCGGGCCGACGCCACTACTACTGACGCACAGCCGGTCCGGGGTGGGTCCGGAATCTGGAGTAGACCATGGCGATATCCGACATCAAGGAATATGCGCACCTCTCAGCGGAGGACGTCGAGGCGCTCAGGACCGAACTCGACGCGATCAGGCGGGATATCACCGATTCACTCGGTGAGCGCGATGCCACCTACATCCGCCGCACAATCGCCTTCCAGCGCGGGCTGGATGCCGCTGCGCGGCTGGTGATTCACGCAAGCCGGACGCGCGTCGGATGGGCACTCGGGACCACGGCTCTCGCCGTGGCCAAGAGTGTGGAGAACATGGAGATCGGGCACAACGTGTCCCACGGCCAGTGGGACTGGATGAACGACCCGGAAATCCACTCCAGCACCTGGGAGTGGGACATGGCGGGCCTGTCGTCCCAGTGGCAGTACTCCCACAACTATCGCCACCACGTGTTCAGCAACGTGATCGGGATGGACGACGACCTCGGATTCGGCGTCATCCGCATCACCCGCGACCAGCCGTGGAAACCGGACAACCTTCTGCAACCGCTGCGGAACCTGTTGCTGGCGGCCACGTTCGAATGGGGTATCGCCCTGCACGGGCTGTATTCCGAACAGGAGCGCGCAGGCACCGCCGCCGAGAAGTCCGGCCACACCCGAGCACTGATCGGCAAGATAGCCCGGCAGACCGGCAAGGATTACGTACTCTTTCCCGCCCTCGGCGGGCGGCGGTGGCGACGGACGCTGAAGGCGAACCTCGCCGCCAACCTACTGCGAAACCTGTGGGCCTACGTCGTGATCTTCTGCGGACACTTCCCGGACGGCGCAGAGAAGTTCACCCCCGCCGAACTGGAAAACGAGACCCGGGCGGAATGGTATCTACGTCAGATGCTCGGCACCGCCAACTTCCGAGCCGGCGCGGTGCTGGCCTTCCTCAGCGGCAACCTCTGCTACCAGATCGAGCACCACCTGTTCCCCGACCTCCCCAGCAACCGCTACCCGGAAATCGCGACACGGGTCCGCGCACTGTGCGAGAAGTACGATCTGCCCTACACCACGGGTTCGCTTGCCAAGCAATATCTTTTGACCCTGCGCACCATCCACAAGTTGGCCCTCCCGGACCGGTTTCTGTCCGCCACCGCCGACGATGCTCCCGAGACCGCGTCCGAACTGAAATTCCGCACAGCATCCACCACGCCCACCGACGGAGCCACCGGACGTCGAACGGGCCTCCGCACCGCCCTGCGCGCGCACCAGCGTTGACTCCGCGGGCATTTCGCCGTCATGAACGAAATCGACCGAGTCGGGGTGGTCGAAGATACCGGCGGTCCTTCTCCGTCGTGCCGCCCCAGACGCCGAATTGCTCACCGGTGATCAATGCGTGATTTCGGCACTCGGTCAGCACCGGGCAGGGCTCGCAGACATGCTTTGCGGCTCGTTCTCGCCGAATGCGTGCACCCTGCCCTTCGCCCTCGCACGGGAAGAAGAGCTCTGTGTCCATGGACCGGCAACGCGCGTGCATCCGCCAATCCCAGTCCGACGCGGAGGGCGCGATCGGCTGGAGTTCGATCCTGTGCTGAGACATCCTGCTCGCCTCTTTCGTGAGAAACGGTGTTCGCTCGACGCGAGGTCGTGGTGACCGCTCGGACCACTTCCGTCCCTTCGGTATGTGAAGGGTCTGTACATACGGCCATTAGATCGGTCGATGCCTCTCATCGGATTCTGCGCTCTCGACCAGCAGAGATGGTACCGATCAGGACTAGATCGTGGCACCGAATGCGCGCCGATGTCAACGCGAAGGCTTGACTCGGAAGTACAAATTGGAGAATATGGCCGTACAAATGTTGTGCGAGTGCGAGGTGGAGTGATGGGCAAGCTGAACGAGGAAGAGGCGTACCTGGTCGAGACGGTGCGCGCCTTCGTCGACCGCGACGTGAAGCCGACGGTGCAGGCGGTGGAGCACGCCAACGAGTACCCCGAGAAGTGGATCGAGCAGATGAAGCAGATCGGGATCTACGGTCTGGCGGTCCCGGAGGAGTACGGCGGATCACCGGTGTCGATGCCCTGTTATGCGCAGGTGACCCAGGAACTGGCCCGCGGGTGGATGAGCCTGGCCGGGGCGATGGGTGGGCACACCGTCGTGGCGAAGCTGCTGTCGCTGTACGGCACCGAGGAGCAGAAGCGGCAGTATCTGCCGCAGATGGCGACCGGCGAGATCCGGGCCACGATGGCGCTGACCGAGCCCGGCGGCGGGTCGGATCTGCAGGCGATGTCCACCAACGCCAAGACCGACGGCGACGATCTGGTGATCTCCGGTTCGAAGACGTGGATCTCCAACGCCCGCCGGTCCGGGCTGATCGCGCTGCTGTGCAAGACCGACCCGGGCGCGTCCCCCAAGCACAAGGGCATTTCGATCGTCCTGGTCGAGCACGGTCCCGGCCTGACGGTGTCGCGGGATCTGCCCAAGCTCGGCTACAAGGGCGTCGAAACCTGTGAGCTGTCGTTCGACAACTACCGGATCTCGTCGGACGCGGTCCTGGGTGGCACCCCGGGCAAGGGGTTCGCGCAGATGATGAAGGGCCTCGAGACCGGCCGCATCCAGGTGGCCTGCCGGGCCCTGGGTGTGGCGACGGCGGCGCTCGAGGACTCTTTGGCGTATGCGCAGCAGCGGGAGAGCTTCGGCAAGCCGATCTGGAAGCATCAGTCGATCGGCAACTACCTGGCGGACATGGCGACCAAGCTGACCGCGGCCCGGCAGCTGACCTGGCACGCGGCCGAGCAGTACGACAGCGGTGATCGGTGCGATATGGAGGCCGGGATGGCGAAGCTGTACGCGTCCGAGGTGGCGATGGACATCGCCCTGAACGCGGTGCGCATCCACGGCGGCTACGGCTATTCCACCGAGTACGACGTCGAGCGGTACTTCCGGGACGCCCCGTTGATGATCGTCGGCGAGGGCACCAACGAGATCCAACGCAACGTCATCGTCTCGCAACTCGTATCGCGCGGAGGGCTCTGATTCGCGCGCGACTAGTTGTCCGGCTTCCAGTGAGCGGACGGCCACTCACCGTGCTCGACGGCGTCGCGCATCTGGCGGACGAGCAGATCGGCCACCGCGTGCACGGCAGGCGGGATCCGGGGGGTGCTCGGTAACGCGAGCACGACGGTGCGTTCGACCGCCGGGGAATGGAGCGGCGCCGCACTGAGAACGCCGCCGGCGACATCACCGGCAACGGCGATGCCCGGCAGGATCGTCCAGCCGTGACCGGCTCGCACGAGTCTCTTCTGAATGCTCACCTCGTTGGTTTCGACGACGATGTTCAGACCGATGTCGAGTCTCGCGCACGCCTCCGCTACCAACGTCCGAATTCCGTGGGGCGCACTGGGCATCACGACCGGGTGGGTCGCCACTTCCTCGAGGGTGACCGGTCGTCCGGTGTCGAGCCCGCCGTCGGCCGGGGCAACCGCCCACAGGTTTTCGGCGAGCAATGCTCGCACGTTGAGCGAAGACGTGGATTTCAGGTTGTAGAGCAGGCCGAGGTCGATGTCACCGGCATCGAGCCACTGCCGCACGTGTCCGGCGTACCCGGACACTATTCGCAACCGGACCGCCGGATGTTTCTGCAACACGGCCGCGACGAGTCGTTCGGCGAGCAGTTCGGAGGTGGAGGAAAGAAGCCCGACCGTCACGATCCCTTGCAGCACTCCCGGATTCGGGCGGATCTCGGCGCGCGCCCGCTCGAGTTCGGACAGCACCCTCCGGGCGCGCTCGAGCATGAGCCGGCCGGAGTCCGTCAATTCCATTCCCGCACGGCTGCGTTCGAACAGGGGAACACCCAGTTCCTGTTCGAGCGTGTGAATTTGGCGTGTCACCGCCGGCTGAACCAAGTGGAGTAGCCCGGCTGCGCGGGTCACGCTCCCGGCGTCCGCCACCGCAACGAGTGCGGTCAACTGCTTGACGTCCACCGGACGACCACCTTCCCGAGCTACTCGCCGTCCCGCACCATCAGCAGGCGATATGCAAGAGCGACATCGATCACAACGAAGAATAGCAATGGTCAAACAGACGAGAAAGCCGGCTGCCATGAGCCAGGAGGGCATGTCAGCGGCGAAGGTCGGCATCGCCATGCCCGGGTCCGGTAACTAACGCGCCTCGACCCCACTCGCGGACGCAGGCTTACCTTTCGGCGAGGAAGCCGATCGCCGCGGCGCCCGCGGCAGTGCGCTCCTCTTCGAAGTACGCGTGCCGTGCGCCCGGGAGCAAGTGCACGCGGGAGTTCGGGATCCGTTCGGCGAGCAGGGGTGCGTTGTCGGCCGGGGACAGAAGGTCGTCGGTCCCGTGCAGGACGAGGGTCGGTGCACTGATCGACGGCAGCGCATCCCACGCGTCATGACCGTTGCTGGCCCGCAAGTGGGCGAGCTTGGCGTGCGCGGGCATGCCCGGGTCCCCGAGGGTGTTGTAGGGTCCGGGATTTCGACTGAGCCACTCAGGCGTGTACATCAACTCCAGCAGGGCGCGGCGCGACCGGTCGGGGTCGGATTGCGCCAGGCTCGCGCGGACTTCCCGGCTGCGCTCCACCGCGTGCGTTCCGCCTGGTGAGGTGCAGCCGAGGATCAGGGCGCGGACACGCTCCGGGTGACGCACGGCGACCCATTGCGCCACCCGGCCTCCCATCGACGTGCCGTAGACGTGCGCCCTCCCGACGCCGAGGGAGTCCAGCACGCTGATCACGTCGTCGGCGAACAGTATTGTGCTGTAGGCGGTCTCGGGCTTGTCGCTTGCTCCGGTGCCGCGGTAGTCCACTGTGATGGTGCGGAAGTGCGTGTCGAAGTCCGCGCGAACACGATCCCACCAGTGGTGGGTGTTGGCCTGACCGGCGAGCAGCAGCAGCGGCGGTCCTTCGCCGCTGACCTGGTACGCGATTCGAGTTCCATCGGACGCCACTGCGTGGGGCACTGCCGAGCCTCAGATCGAGTCGGCAGTACGCAGTTCAGAGATCGCCGCGTTGGTGTAACCGAGCTCCCCCAGGATGGCATCGGTGTGCGCACCCAGAGCGGGAACCGGATCGAATCGAGGCTCCACACCGCTGAGGTTCGCCGGCGGCAGCAGCGCTCGCACCGGACCACCCGGGGTGTCCACCTCACGCCAGCGGTCACGTCCGGCCAGGGACGGGTGGGACAGAAAATCCGAGACGGAGCCCAGCCGTCCGTTGGCGATCGACACCTTGTCGAGTAGCGCTAGGGCGTCGTCCGTGTTGAGCAGACGCGTCCGCGCGGAGATCAGAGCGTTGCATTCCTCACGGTGCGCCACCCGCGCGGAGTTGCGGCAGAAACGTGGGTCGGTGGCGATCGACTCGTCGCCGAGCACCTCCGAGCAGAACGCGGACCATTCGCGGTCGTTCTGGATCGACAGCAGGACAGTGCCGTCAGCGGTGGGGAACGGGCCGTACGGGGCGATCGTCGCGTGTTCCGATCCGACCCGGTTCGGCTGCGTGCCACCGTATTCGGTGTAGTAGGCGGGCGATCCCATCCATTCGCCGAGCGCCTCGAAAAGAGCGACCTCCACCGCGCGGGCGGTACCGGTGGTTGCGCGCGTGTACAGCGCGGACAGGATCCCGCTGTAGGCGTACATGCCGGCCGCGATGTCGGCGATCGACACACCGACCTTGGAAGGGCACTCGTCGGGGCCGGTGAGCGACATCAGGCCGGATTCGCCCTGGACCAGCATGTCGTAGGCCTTGCGATCGGACCAGGGACCGGTGTTGCCGTAGCCGGACACGTCGCACGGAATCAGCGCGGGATACCGCTGCTGGAGAGACGGGGCGTCGAGGTTCATCCGGGATGCGGCGCCGGGCGCAAGGTTCTGCACGAAGACATCCGCTGTGGACAACAGCTTTTCGAGGATGTCGCGGCCCTCGTCGGACTTCAGGTCCAGCGTCAGCGACTCCTTGGAACGGTTGAGCCAGACGAAGTAGCTCGATTCGCCGTGCACGGTCTCGTCGTAACGCCGCGCGAAGTCGCCGGCGTCGGGACGTTCCACTTTGATGACGCGGGCACCGAGGTCGGCCAGTTGCCGGGTCGCGAAGGGTGCAGCAACTGCTTGTTCGATGCTCACGACTGTGATCCCCGCGAGCGGTAGGGCGGTCTGCGATGCCATGGAGCCAGCCTTCCTCGAAATGTACGGCCATTTTGCCTTTATGTACGCGCCACCGTCAATCGGGTGGGGGTCAGGTTTTACACGTACTTGAGGTTGCCGGCCGTACCCGGCCGCCTTCTAACCGTGGTGACGGCGGTACGCCTCGACAGCCCCCGGATGGCGAGGGACGCCGGCTGTCTGGATCAGTGATCGGGCGTCGAGGAACTGTGCGCCGACGGTATCGGCGGGGATCAGGTCCTGGGCTCGATCGATGAGAAGGTCGACGAGGGCACCGGCCACGGCGTCGGGCAGCTGCGGCGACGCGACGAGCAGGCTGGGAACCCCCACCGTCGCGGTCTCGGCAGTGTCACCGTACGTCCGGGCGGGGACCGAAACCGGTTCGTACATGGGCCCGTAGATCCTGCGCATCTCGACGTACTCGGCAGACAGGTCGAGTAGCCGGATCCCGCCGTCCGGACCGTGCCCGGGCCGAGGCATCGCCGCCGGGGTGGGTACGCCACCGGCCCACAGTGCGGCGGCGACCGTACCGTCGCGCAGGGAGTCGAGGACGGTGGTGAGTGACACCGGGCGCACCGTCACGTCGTCGACGGTCAGTCCGCTCGCCTCGAGGACCCGCCTTCCGGTTTGTGCGGTTCCGGAGCCGGGAGAGCCGAGACTGATCGCCTGGCCGCGAAGATCTTTCATCGAGTGAAAGGGTGAGCGCGCGGGCACCGCGCACTGGAGATAGTTCTCGTACACCCGGCCGATGGCCAGCATCGGAGTGGCCGACTCGACAGCGGAGTCGGCCAGCGTCAGCCCGATGAGTACCTCACCGGAGGCCAGCAGCGACAGGTTCTCCAGGGAACCGGTGGTGTAGCGCACCGTCAACCGGAGATCCCCACCCGAGGGGGGCGGAACGTCCGCAAGCAACTCGGCGAACTCGGACTGGAATCCGTCGCGCTCCCCGGACGCGATTTCGTACGTCCCCGTGGGCTGGGCACGAGCGCATCCCGACAGTGCGACCGCTACGGCCACACCGCCGATGAACTGTCGCCGGCTAATCATCGTCCAGCTTCTCCACGTGCGGTTCGAGCCACAAGCGTACGCGCAGACCGCCGGCGGGGGCCTCGTCGATGACGAGACGACCGCCGTAGGCCGCGGTGACGACCTCGACGATGGACAGGCCGAGTCCCGTTCCGGCCTGGTCGCTGGCCCGGAAGAAGCGGTCGGTGAGCTTGTCGCGCAGCTCTTCCGGGACTCCCGGACCGTCGTCTGCCACCCACACGCACACCGGAGAGCGGCCCGGTGCCGGCTCCACGACGACGCCGATCTCGACGGTGGGGTGCGGGCCCGCGTACCGGGATGCGTTGTCGATCAGCACATCGAGCACCTGGGACAGATCGTTCTCGGCGATCGCGACCGGAACACGGTCGACGTCGGGGGCTGCGACGGTGACCAGACGCGCACCACGTTCGCGGGCCGTCACCG
This genomic interval carries:
- a CDS encoding acyl-CoA dehydrogenase family protein; translation: MGKLNEEEAYLVETVRAFVDRDVKPTVQAVEHANEYPEKWIEQMKQIGIYGLAVPEEYGGSPVSMPCYAQVTQELARGWMSLAGAMGGHTVVAKLLSLYGTEEQKRQYLPQMATGEIRATMALTEPGGGSDLQAMSTNAKTDGDDLVISGSKTWISNARRSGLIALLCKTDPGASPKHKGISIVLVEHGPGLTVSRDLPKLGYKGVETCELSFDNYRISSDAVLGGTPGKGFAQMMKGLETGRIQVACRALGVATAALEDSLAYAQQRESFGKPIWKHQSIGNYLADMATKLTAARQLTWHAAEQYDSGDRCDMEAGMAKLYASEVAMDIALNAVRIHGGYGYSTEYDVERYFRDAPLMIVGEGTNEIQRNVIVSQLVSRGGL
- a CDS encoding LysR substrate-binding domain-containing protein; translation: MDVKQLTALVAVADAGSVTRAAGLLHLVQPAVTRQIHTLEQELGVPLFERSRAGMELTDSGRLMLERARRVLSELERARAEIRPNPGVLQGIVTVGLLSSTSELLAERLVAAVLQKHPAVRLRIVSGYAGHVRQWLDAGDIDLGLLYNLKSTSSLNVRALLAENLWAVAPADGGLDTGRPVTLEEVATHPVVMPSAPHGIRTLVAEACARLDIGLNIVVETNEVSIQKRLVRAGHGWTILPGIAVAGDVAGGVLSAAPLHSPAVERTVVLALPSTPRIPPAVHAVADLLVRQMRDAVEHGEWPSAHWKPDN
- a CDS encoding alpha/beta fold hydrolase; translated protein: MPHAVASDGTRIAYQVSGEGPPLLLLAGQANTHHWWDRVRADFDTHFRTITVDYRGTGASDKPETAYSTILFADDVISVLDSLGVGRAHVYGTSMGGRVAQWVAVRHPERVRALILGCTSPGGTHAVERSREVRASLAQSDPDRSRRALLELMYTPEWLSRNPGPYNTLGDPGMPAHAKLAHLRASNGHDAWDALPSISAPTLVLHGTDDLLSPADNAPLLAERIPNSRVHLLPGARHAYFEEERTAAGAAAIGFLAER
- a CDS encoding CaiB/BaiF CoA transferase family protein, which produces MASQTALPLAGITVVSIEQAVAAPFATRQLADLGARVIKVERPDAGDFARRYDETVHGESSYFVWLNRSKESLTLDLKSDEGRDILEKLLSTADVFVQNLAPGAASRMNLDAPSLQQRYPALIPCDVSGYGNTGPWSDRKAYDMLVQGESGLMSLTGPDECPSKVGVSIADIAAGMYAYSGILSALYTRATTGTARAVEVALFEALGEWMGSPAYYTEYGGTQPNRVGSEHATIAPYGPFPTADGTVLLSIQNDREWSAFCSEVLGDESIATDPRFCRNSARVAHREECNALISARTRLLNTDDALALLDKVSIANGRLGSVSDFLSHPSLAGRDRWREVDTPGGPVRALLPPANLSGVEPRFDPVPALGAHTDAILGELGYTNAAISELRTADSI
- a CDS encoding TAXI family TRAP transporter solute-binding subunit, with the protein product MISRRQFIGGVAVAVALSGCARAQPTGTYEIASGERDGFQSEFAELLADVPPPSGGDLRLTVRYTTGSLENLSLLASGEVLIGLTLADSAVESATPMLAIGRVYENYLQCAVPARSPFHSMKDLRGQAISLGSPGSGTAQTGRRVLEASGLTVDDVTVRPVSLTTVLDSLRDGTVAAALWAGGVPTPAAMPRPGHGPDGGIRLLDLSAEYVEMRRIYGPMYEPVSVPARTYGDTAETATVGVPSLLVASPQLPDAVAGALVDLLIDRAQDLIPADTVGAQFLDARSLIQTAGVPRHPGAVEAYRRHHG